AGGGTCCGGTTCTCCTCGCGAATGCGGAAGCGGCGCACATAGCGGTCGGAGACGCCGATCCACAGGCGGACTTCCACGTATCTCGCCGGGAGTTCCCGCGGCGTGAGCGACACGATGCGCGTCTCGACGCCGCCGACTTCCCCGGTGCCTTCATCGACCGCGTCGTAGCTCGTCCGCGCCTGCGAAAGCAGGCGTCCGAGGATGTCGACCGAGCCGATCTCCGCGCCCTCCTCGAGGCGGGAAACCACGACCTGGTCGTGGAGCGAGGGCTCGTAGAGCCATAGGCAGGAACCGTCCGCCACGTAGATGTCGCCGGCAGGTTCGTCGAAGTCCATGCGGAACCGGTTCGGCCCCGCCTGATACCAGGTTCCGCGGCCCTCGCGCGTGCGGCCGAGCAGCGGATTCTCGATGCGCTGGGCGAAGGCCGCCTTGAGACGGCCGAGCGAAGCATGGGCCGAATGCGCAAGGGCAACGAGCGAGTCCACCGCCACGCGTCCGGGTTCGTCGTCGATGCGTCCGGGTTCGTCGTCCTCGCCTCCAGGCGCGTCGTCCACCGGCCGCGACGCCTCCGGGTCGGAGGCCTGGGGGTCGGGAGCCGGGGCGGGAGGCCGACCTTCACTCGGCGCCGCGCCCACCGCGTCGGCCGCTTCTTCGACCGGTGGCTCGCCC
Above is a window of Candidatus Palauibacter scopulicola DNA encoding:
- a CDS encoding outer-membrane lipoprotein carrier protein LolA — encoded protein: MRPLRPRPTRSGGLGLLAVGAVACALMPACSAADSAEVAEARARLEAEFGPRDDPAPTVAAGDSAATEDSPAGPGEPPVEEAADAVGAAPSEGRPPAPAPDPQASDPEASRPVDDAPGGEDDEPGRIDDEPGRVAVDSLVALAHSAHASLGRLKAAFAQRIENPLLGRTREGRGTWYQAGPNRFRMDFDEPAGDIYVADGSCLWLYEPSLHDQVVVSRLEEGAEIGSVDILGRLLSQARTSYDAVDEGTGEVGGVETRIVSLTPRELPARYVEVRLWIGVSDRYVRRFRIREENRTLRTVTLTPLEPEARIDPALFEYAPPEGVPVFPDDVRCG